Proteins encoded in a region of the Streptomyces sp. NBC_01471 genome:
- the cutA gene encoding divalent-cation tolerance protein CutA has product MTDFVQVSTATETRDQALALAQSVVKERLAAGAQIIGPVTSVFWHLGEFGTGEEWQLLLKTVAERYPDLEAHLLESHPWQSPEICAVPIVAGAAACLNWVKVNSTPSVDE; this is encoded by the coding sequence ATGACTGACTTCGTGCAAGTTTCCACCGCGACGGAAACGCGGGACCAGGCGCTCGCCCTGGCGCAGTCCGTGGTGAAGGAGCGACTGGCGGCAGGCGCACAGATCATCGGCCCGGTGACCTCTGTGTTCTGGCACCTCGGGGAGTTCGGAACCGGTGAGGAGTGGCAGCTGCTCCTCAAAACGGTCGCGGAGCGATATCCGGACTTGGAAGCACACCTGCTTGAAAGCCACCCTTGGCAGAGCCCGGAAATCTGTGCGGTTCCGATCGTGGCCGGTGCTGCGGCCTGCCTGAATTGGGTGAAGGTCAACTCCACTCCTAGTGTGGACGAGTGA
- a CDS encoding DNA topoisomerase — protein MVAIVVAEKPSAARNMASALGGTKGSHKGTAYEVASLRGHLYEFAQPHAMVDPSLADAYQKWDLGNLPWSPEDLTWKREPQKNVADVIKTLRSALSRGDEIVIATDLDPSGEGDLLFWEAIDELGFHNKKFSRMEFTDESKASILKAFEHRRPVKSMQAEGDYRKAMYRSQWDFLSMQFTRIATAMGRQSGQDLVLRQGRLKSAMISLVGDQQKAYDKYVKKPFFQNRFHDENDVMYTNPDESRFDQKGQVPQQYGHSPVVLDGKTDKKTAPPKLLDLASLSSLLVGKGVKANLTLSTYQKMYEDQVVSYPRTEDKTITPEQFKDLAPLVDKIAGVVGVNTALLTHRSPRPTHVKPQGAHGANRPGPKVPSSLEEVEHKYGKAGRLIYEMLATNYLAMLAEDYLYEQQKGHVEKYPDFVGITNVPKNPGWRAVFDPDAGDDTAEGDENESGKGLGRNAEPFIFEGANKRPEHPTMKWLMKQLDKRDVGTGATRTSTYSEVINDRAKYPLLTEKGRKLRLARAGEMSWRLLPGTHIGDLGLTEKVYVDMRDIAAGTATAEERLAVVADWVREDIATMTKNATSMRAELGLKEQVLSARAEGVWQAAPGGPKKVAFKTVWSGYEFSDDEVAKLLAGETISFEARSKADKPYTATGGLGVGDYRGRKFVGFQLQVPDKPTKWSGRTFTPAEVAGLLTGQALEIDDFVSARTGKTFGCSVTWDAKAKKIVPNFGSGDEPPRSWCQVTFTDAQRKDLAAGKTVQGRGFVSAQGKTFDANVTWKEEGGKKKIVPSFS, from the coding sequence ATGGTCGCGATCGTGGTCGCAGAGAAGCCGAGCGCAGCGAGGAACATGGCGAGCGCCCTCGGCGGGACCAAGGGCAGCCACAAGGGAACGGCCTACGAGGTGGCGAGTCTGCGAGGCCATCTCTATGAGTTCGCCCAGCCGCACGCGATGGTGGACCCTTCGCTCGCGGACGCCTATCAGAAGTGGGATCTGGGGAACCTGCCGTGGAGTCCGGAGGACCTGACGTGGAAGCGCGAACCGCAGAAGAACGTCGCGGACGTCATCAAGACTCTGCGCAGCGCGCTGAGCCGCGGCGACGAAATCGTCATCGCCACGGATCTGGACCCGTCCGGCGAGGGCGACCTGCTTTTCTGGGAGGCGATCGATGAACTCGGCTTCCATAACAAGAAGTTCAGCCGCATGGAGTTCACCGATGAGTCGAAGGCCTCGATCCTGAAGGCGTTTGAGCACCGTCGGCCGGTGAAGTCCATGCAGGCCGAGGGCGACTACCGCAAGGCGATGTACCGCTCCCAGTGGGACTTCCTTTCAATGCAGTTCACGCGAATCGCCACGGCGATGGGTCGCCAGTCCGGACAAGATCTCGTGCTGCGCCAGGGCCGGCTGAAGTCGGCGATGATCTCTCTTGTCGGGGACCAGCAGAAGGCCTATGACAAGTACGTCAAGAAGCCCTTCTTCCAGAACCGTTTCCACGATGAGAACGACGTGATGTACACGAACCCGGACGAGTCGCGGTTCGACCAGAAGGGTCAGGTGCCACAGCAGTACGGCCACTCCCCCGTCGTCCTGGACGGCAAGACGGACAAGAAGACTGCGCCGCCGAAGCTCCTGGATCTGGCGTCGCTGTCCTCGCTGCTCGTGGGTAAGGGCGTGAAGGCGAACCTCACGCTCTCGACGTATCAGAAGATGTACGAGGACCAGGTCGTCTCGTACCCGCGTACCGAAGACAAGACGATCACGCCCGAGCAGTTCAAGGACCTTGCGCCGCTGGTCGACAAGATCGCTGGCGTGGTCGGCGTCAACACTGCGCTTCTGACGCATCGTTCGCCTCGCCCCACGCACGTGAAGCCCCAGGGCGCTCACGGCGCGAACCGTCCGGGCCCGAAGGTGCCCTCCTCGCTGGAAGAGGTCGAGCACAAGTACGGCAAGGCCGGACGGCTCATCTACGAGATGCTCGCGACGAACTACCTGGCCATGCTCGCCGAGGACTATCTCTATGAGCAGCAGAAGGGCCACGTCGAGAAGTACCCGGACTTCGTCGGCATCACAAACGTGCCCAAGAACCCCGGCTGGCGGGCCGTGTTCGATCCGGACGCTGGCGACGACACGGCCGAGGGCGACGAGAACGAGTCCGGCAAGGGCCTGGGGCGAAACGCTGAGCCGTTCATCTTCGAGGGCGCGAACAAGCGCCCCGAGCATCCGACGATGAAGTGGCTCATGAAACAGCTGGATAAACGCGACGTGGGCACTGGCGCGACCCGCACTTCGACGTACTCGGAGGTCATCAATGACCGGGCGAAGTATCCGCTGCTGACGGAGAAAGGACGCAAGCTCAGGCTTGCCCGTGCCGGCGAGATGAGCTGGAGGCTCCTGCCAGGCACGCACATCGGCGACCTTGGGCTCACCGAGAAGGTCTACGTCGACATGCGGGACATCGCCGCCGGGACGGCGACTGCAGAAGAGCGTCTGGCCGTCGTTGCCGACTGGGTGCGCGAGGACATCGCAACCATGACAAAGAACGCCACTTCTATGCGCGCCGAGCTGGGTCTGAAGGAGCAGGTGCTCTCTGCGCGCGCCGAGGGTGTGTGGCAGGCCGCTCCAGGTGGGCCGAAGAAGGTTGCATTCAAGACCGTCTGGTCGGGCTACGAGTTCAGTGATGATGAGGTGGCCAAGCTGCTCGCGGGCGAGACGATCTCGTTCGAGGCGAGGTCGAAGGCGGACAAGCCCTACACGGCCACCGGCGGTCTCGGCGTCGGCGACTACAGGGGCCGCAAGTTCGTCGGGTTCCAGCTGCAGGTTCCGGACAAGCCGACGAAGTGGTCCGGCCGGACGTTTACGCCGGCGGAGGTCGCTGGGCTTTTGACGGGCCAGGCACTGGAGATCGACGACTTCGTCAGCGCGAGGACCGGCAAGACCTTCGGCTGTTCGGTCACCTGGGACGCGAAGGCGAAGAAGATCGTCCCGAACTTCGGATCCGGCGACGAGCCGCCGCGGTCCTGGTGCCAGGTGACCTTCACTGACGCACAGCGCAAGGATCTGGCAGCCGGCAAGACCGTTCAGGGCAGGGGCTTCGTCTCCGCCCAGGGCAAAACCTTCGATGCGAATGTCACCTGGAAGGAAGAGGGCGGCAAGAAGAAGATCGTGCCGTCGTTCAGCTGA
- a CDS encoding GNAT family N-acetyltransferase: protein MTSVPTASDAPAAIRLTPTVTAAPYDHPDARRLTQALRAEQLGLYGFADDPDTTPETDFDPPAGLFLITHVGDEAVGCGGVRLLDEHTAEIKRMYVSGEARGHGIGRYLLLRLERHAASRGATRIMLETGRRNTAALALYHRTGYLPCASYVAGRDPRVNRAMTKLLGSSSPR, encoded by the coding sequence ATGACCTCCGTGCCCACCGCCTCCGACGCCCCGGCCGCGATACGCCTGACGCCCACCGTGACCGCCGCGCCCTACGACCACCCGGACGCCCGCCGCCTGACCCAAGCCCTCCGCGCCGAACAGCTCGGCCTGTACGGCTTCGCCGATGACCCGGACACCACCCCCGAGACGGACTTCGACCCGCCCGCCGGCCTGTTCCTCATCACCCACGTCGGCGACGAGGCGGTCGGGTGCGGAGGCGTACGCCTCCTCGACGAGCACACCGCAGAGATCAAACGCATGTACGTCTCCGGTGAAGCTCGCGGCCACGGAATCGGCCGGTACCTCCTCCTACGTCTCGAACGGCATGCTGCCAGCCGCGGTGCGACGCGGATCATGCTGGAGACCGGACGGCGCAACACCGCCGCCCTGGCCCTCTACCACCGCACCGGCTACCTGCCCTGCGCCTCCTACGTTGCCGGACGCGACCCCCGAGTCAACCGGGCCATGACTAAGCTCCTCGGCAGCAGCTCACCGCGATAG
- a CDS encoding SpoIIE family protein phosphatase has product MTIYIAQREGTGGPIADAAATYTSTSTGRTAAALVDGMGHDADIVRLAPMLAETAARVGAVRGALAGLLSAGLVVTDPGPDAVGVLAVTREDGRAELVWAGDCRAYRWDGTALEVLTTDHTLAAYLSRAAKDAGDVPVTALADFVGVTLGLAVPATVPYVSVPAGGVLILTTDGVHDQESRDVIEALVHKHDSDPQALANALVAAAAPNAEGYRDDATAVVIS; this is encoded by the coding sequence ATGACCATCTATATTGCCCAACGCGAGGGCACCGGCGGCCCTATCGCGGATGCCGCCGCCACCTACACGTCCACCAGTACCGGCCGGACCGCCGCCGCCCTTGTCGACGGCATGGGGCACGACGCGGACATCGTCCGCCTGGCGCCGATGCTCGCGGAGACGGCTGCCCGGGTCGGCGCGGTGCGTGGGGCCCTCGCCGGACTGTTATCGGCCGGACTAGTGGTGACCGACCCGGGCCCCGACGCGGTCGGGGTCCTCGCGGTGACGCGGGAGGACGGCCGCGCCGAGCTGGTATGGGCGGGTGACTGCCGGGCCTACCGCTGGGACGGCACCGCGTTGGAGGTGCTGACGACTGACCACACCCTCGCGGCGTACCTGTCGAGGGCCGCGAAGGATGCGGGGGACGTACCGGTGACAGCTCTGGCTGACTTTGTCGGCGTCACGCTCGGCCTGGCGGTGCCGGCGACCGTGCCCTACGTCTCGGTGCCAGCCGGAGGGGTGCTGATCCTCACCACCGACGGTGTCCACGACCAGGAGTCTCGCGACGTGATCGAGGCCCTCGTGCACAAACACGACAGCGATCCGCAGGCCCTGGCCAACGCGCTCGTCGCTGCCGCTGCGCCGAACGCCGAGGGCTACCGCGACGATGCGACGGCCGTAGTGATCAGCTGA
- a CDS encoding integrase, with protein MPWIEWRGNSCRVRWETGKLHPDTGKKLFDSKSSVKWTEEEAYNYGLDRESDIRNDRYISRRDGSVFMKEYCRTWPDTLDVGHLREKAIRSMIRLYIVPRWGDTAVGDIKASAYRAWKKQLKALPNVGEKYGEEILTVFSMLMDDAVDDELRKSSPIPKGKRRRGKYKKKPREKKLEMRIDDIHRLACNALVFWGFPGYVFIWTMACTGMRPAELYGLRREFTHPLWPASDPDKERRLESLERYFGEKPMPAIRVEYQLQREGGLSTPKLFPPKYESVRTLVIPPFLAELLERLLDSHDSEWVFPSIKGSSLATANFTYHYWRKIADGKAASTPRPKGSGPGGTRRPLPAIPAVSAYKGKRLYLLRHGHKEWIDEDGHSRIATETRMGHEVVGVEGLYANVTPTMERRIMETLQARWQRFVVTLDPGWAPPSPTSLPFDLAEWMKHQVRDAESTKY; from the coding sequence ATGCCATGGATCGAGTGGCGAGGAAATAGCTGCCGAGTTCGATGGGAGACTGGGAAGCTCCATCCCGACACCGGCAAGAAGCTCTTCGACTCGAAGTCGAGTGTCAAGTGGACCGAGGAAGAGGCGTACAACTACGGCCTTGACCGAGAGTCAGACATCCGCAACGACCGGTACATCTCGCGCCGCGACGGCTCCGTCTTCATGAAGGAATACTGCCGCACCTGGCCCGACACCCTCGATGTTGGGCACCTGCGGGAGAAGGCCATTCGCTCCATGATACGGCTGTACATTGTGCCGCGCTGGGGTGATACGGCTGTCGGCGACATCAAGGCGTCCGCCTACCGGGCATGGAAGAAGCAGCTCAAGGCCCTGCCGAACGTGGGCGAGAAGTATGGGGAGGAGATCCTCACGGTCTTCTCGATGCTGATGGACGACGCCGTGGATGATGAGCTGCGGAAGTCCTCGCCCATTCCGAAAGGGAAGCGACGCCGCGGTAAATACAAGAAGAAGCCGCGCGAGAAGAAGCTCGAGATGCGCATCGATGACATCCACCGACTCGCCTGCAACGCGCTGGTGTTCTGGGGATTCCCTGGCTACGTCTTCATCTGGACCATGGCCTGCACAGGCATGCGGCCTGCAGAACTCTACGGACTCAGACGCGAGTTTACCCATCCGCTGTGGCCGGCATCTGATCCGGACAAGGAGCGACGCCTGGAGAGTCTAGAGCGGTACTTCGGCGAGAAGCCGATGCCCGCGATCCGCGTTGAGTATCAGCTGCAGCGTGAGGGCGGGCTGTCGACACCCAAGCTGTTCCCCCCGAAATATGAGAGCGTACGCACTCTGGTTATTCCGCCGTTTCTGGCCGAACTGCTGGAAAGGTTGCTCGACTCACACGACTCAGAGTGGGTTTTCCCGTCCATCAAGGGCAGTTCACTGGCTACCGCTAACTTCACCTACCACTACTGGCGGAAGATCGCGGACGGGAAGGCTGCGTCAACGCCTCGACCGAAGGGGAGCGGGCCAGGCGGCACGCGGCGGCCGCTCCCGGCGATTCCGGCCGTGTCCGCCTACAAGGGGAAGCGTTTGTACCTGCTGCGGCATGGCCATAAGGAATGGATAGACGAAGACGGGCACAGCCGGATCGCGACAGAGACCCGAATGGGGCATGAGGTCGTCGGGGTCGAGGGTCTGTACGCGAACGTGACCCCGACGATGGAGCGTCGCATCATGGAGACGTTGCAGGCGCGTTGGCAGCGGTTCGTGGTGACGCTGGATCCAGGTTGGGCACCCCCTTCTCCCACTTCTCTCCCATTCGACTTGGCCGAGTGGATGAAGCACCAGGTCAGGGACGCAGAATCCACCAAGTATTGA
- a CDS encoding DUF6415 family natural product biosynthesis protein has translation MIQATGAGAPLEDDLRPLDFETMRAIANRLLAQGQALSADDLLTEIMMLRGQLAVLVPAVSELAGTRPVDDVWRDAAQECVGTARRRITHTTGYTVPVLLTEIQGLARSVLALGTHLRNLAADDA, from the coding sequence ATGATCCAAGCTACTGGCGCCGGCGCACCACTGGAAGACGACCTCCGGCCCCTGGACTTCGAAACGATGCGGGCCATAGCGAACCGGCTTCTCGCACAGGGACAGGCGCTTTCTGCGGATGACCTCCTCACCGAGATCATGATGTTGCGCGGTCAGCTCGCGGTACTCGTACCTGCGGTCAGCGAGCTGGCAGGCACGCGGCCTGTGGACGACGTTTGGCGGGACGCCGCACAGGAATGTGTCGGTACGGCACGCCGCCGCATCACGCACACGACCGGCTACACCGTGCCCGTGCTGCTCACTGAGATTCAGGGTCTTGCCCGGTCCGTGCTCGCTCTGGGCACGCACCTGCGGAACCTGGCGGCGGATGATGCCTGA
- a CDS encoding slipin family protein, translating into MVAALLTAVVVILCLAAVYGLSAARVVKQYERGVVFRFGRLREAERLPGFTTVIPGVDKLRKVNLQIVTMPVPAQEGITRDNVTVRVDAVVYFKVVNAADAVIAVEDYQFAVSQMAQTSLRSIIGKSDLDDLLSNREKLNQGLELMIDSPAIGWGVQIDRVEIKDVSLPETMKRSMARQAEAARERRARVINADAELQASKKLAQAAEVMSEHPAALQLRLLQTVAEVASEKNSTLVLPFPVELLRFLERAQRYPQMPGAEREGGAVMAEDGTADTSAAKTSGPVADAVEAAVPGLSAEEIEAAKLDLSNIGIPLPGLEALERSRPAEPGPAAEDELPVPEDDPPVPDDGSPGQRPGGPDTEPGPGK; encoded by the coding sequence ATGGTGGCAGCACTGCTGACAGCGGTCGTGGTGATCCTTTGCCTCGCCGCGGTGTACGGACTCTCCGCGGCCCGCGTGGTCAAACAGTACGAACGCGGTGTGGTCTTCCGGTTCGGCCGGCTGCGCGAGGCAGAGCGGTTGCCGGGATTCACCACGGTGATCCCGGGCGTGGACAAGCTGCGCAAGGTGAATCTGCAGATCGTGACGATGCCGGTCCCCGCGCAGGAGGGCATCACCCGGGACAACGTGACGGTGCGGGTCGACGCCGTCGTCTACTTCAAGGTGGTCAACGCGGCGGACGCGGTCATCGCGGTCGAGGACTACCAGTTCGCGGTCTCGCAGATGGCGCAGACCTCGCTGAGGTCGATCATCGGCAAGAGCGATCTGGACGACCTGCTGTCCAACCGCGAGAAGCTGAACCAGGGCCTGGAGCTGATGATCGACAGTCCGGCGATCGGCTGGGGTGTTCAGATCGACCGGGTGGAGATCAAGGACGTGTCGCTGCCCGAGACGATGAAACGGTCGATGGCACGGCAGGCCGAGGCGGCCAGGGAGCGGCGGGCCCGCGTCATCAACGCGGATGCCGAGCTCCAGGCTTCGAAGAAACTCGCCCAGGCCGCCGAAGTCATGTCCGAGCACCCGGCCGCACTCCAGCTCCGTCTGCTGCAGACGGTGGCCGAGGTCGCGTCCGAGAAGAACTCCACGCTGGTCCTGCCGTTCCCCGTGGAGCTGCTCCGGTTCCTGGAGCGGGCCCAGCGCTACCCGCAGATGCCGGGGGCGGAGCGCGAAGGGGGGGCCGTCATGGCGGAGGACGGCACCGCGGACACCTCCGCGGCGAAGACCTCCGGCCCGGTGGCCGACGCGGTGGAGGCCGCCGTACCCGGGCTGTCGGCGGAAGAGATCGAGGCGGCGAAGCTGGACCTGTCCAACATCGGAATACCGCTGCCAGGTCTTGAGGCGCTGGAGCGGTCCAGGCCGGCGGAACCCGGCCCGGCCGCGGAGGACGAACTGCCCGTGCCGGAGGACGATCCGCCCGTGCCGGATGACGGTTCACCCGGGCAGCGGCCCGGCGGTCCGGACACGGAGCCCGGACCGGGGAAGTGA
- a CDS encoding DNA-binding protein has translation MPSPLPTSLAVSDAITHYRQLCELTIDELAYALLMVDHPISVDALAEMERCTRLVTVDDLVAIAYVLETTPAVLLSHIPIDMHEPEGPLATGLPSDVDQTELRAWLEGRTTFDRQSRVSWWKERVARLRVRAAHHEEQLQGAYAELCELGDLAHQEADAPPVQRLQWRIQDGEHALNQSEVALALTEHRLGNL, from the coding sequence ATGCCGTCGCCCCTTCCTACCTCGCTCGCGGTGTCCGACGCGATCACTCACTATCGTCAACTGTGCGAGTTGACCATCGACGAGCTGGCCTATGCGCTCCTGATGGTCGATCACCCGATCTCGGTCGACGCCCTTGCGGAGATGGAGCGATGCACTCGGCTCGTGACGGTCGACGACCTCGTCGCGATCGCCTATGTGCTCGAAACGACTCCCGCGGTACTGCTGTCGCACATCCCCATTGACATGCATGAACCCGAGGGGCCCCTCGCCACCGGGCTGCCGAGCGATGTCGACCAGACCGAGCTCCGTGCCTGGCTCGAGGGACGGACCACGTTCGATCGCCAGTCACGGGTCAGCTGGTGGAAGGAACGGGTCGCCCGTCTTCGTGTCCGGGCGGCGCATCACGAAGAACAGCTGCAGGGTGCGTACGCAGAACTGTGTGAACTCGGCGACTTGGCGCACCAGGAAGCAGACGCTCCGCCCGTGCAGCGCCTGCAGTGGCGCATCCAGGACGGCGAGCACGCGCTCAACCAGTCCGAGGTTGCGCTGGCGCTGACGGAGCATCGGCTTGGGAACCTCTGA
- a CDS encoding homing endonuclease associated repeat-containing protein, translating into MATLTTHVPAPLKPGPVVYTDRQLLSVLIRLAQGESTLGRRTFKRRRRNTDPSAPLYERRFGSWNSALELAGLDAVAQPEQLQDATTKWTQGQLIDAIQRCLQATGSTTLAAYEAWRTEPADLKSDAPPANTIRFRLGSWSRATELACS; encoded by the coding sequence ATGGCTACGCTCACGACGCACGTTCCCGCGCCCCTGAAGCCAGGTCCGGTCGTCTACACCGACCGGCAACTCCTAAGCGTGCTCATCCGCCTGGCGCAGGGGGAGAGCACCCTCGGACGTCGCACGTTCAAGCGGCGCCGCAGGAACACCGACCCGTCGGCTCCGCTCTACGAACGCCGCTTCGGCAGCTGGAACAGCGCGCTGGAACTCGCGGGCCTTGACGCGGTCGCGCAGCCCGAACAGCTGCAGGATGCGACGACGAAGTGGACCCAGGGGCAGCTCATCGACGCAATACAGCGGTGCCTGCAGGCGACGGGATCCACGACGCTGGCGGCCTACGAGGCCTGGCGCACGGAACCGGCTGATCTGAAGTCCGATGCCCCGCCGGCCAACACCATCCGCTTTCGGCTGGGCAGTTGGTCCAGGGCCACAGAGCTGGCTTGCAGCTGA
- a CDS encoding helix-turn-helix domain-containing protein, with protein MAEFIPSTALPIRLIEHPDMQAALETHDFGTVFRLARIHAGISYSKIAAECDIKPERVGTLARGKGSVTSFEKITRIADALRIPGELLGLAARPWEKATESRISSKVSASISATAHGDDLKRRHFLQATTGAGLASSLPALQRPRVGKRIGEAFPEQLRKRTARLRRLDDILGGGDTYRVYLGEYQSTKAMLRDSTCMEKTRKEILSVLSEQAQQAGWAAFDGGREADAASLYQASYEAATEAGDGDLAGNALAFLAYQPTNGNPKSRVDIARRSCHTAGPDAPAGVRALLHERAAWAFAVAGLPSETEGALHAAGEALAQAGGQDQPDWVKWVDHNELQIMSGRCWTELRRPLRAVPVLEQALARYDDEHARDKSLYLSWLADSYLTAGEVEQAATVTSRALDLASGVASVRPRRRLRPVLNRLSSYRGLACVDEALEKAAC; from the coding sequence ATGGCCGAGTTCATCCCGTCAACGGCATTGCCGATCAGGCTTATCGAGCACCCTGACATGCAAGCAGCGCTCGAAACTCACGACTTCGGCACTGTCTTCCGGTTGGCACGCATTCACGCCGGGATCAGCTACTCGAAGATCGCTGCCGAGTGCGACATAAAGCCGGAACGGGTCGGGACCCTGGCGCGCGGCAAAGGCTCCGTGACCAGCTTCGAGAAGATCACCCGCATCGCCGATGCGCTGCGCATCCCAGGTGAGCTACTGGGACTCGCCGCCCGGCCGTGGGAGAAAGCCACGGAGTCGCGCATCTCCTCCAAGGTGTCTGCATCTATCAGCGCCACGGCACATGGAGACGACTTGAAACGCAGGCACTTCCTACAAGCGACGACCGGGGCAGGACTCGCCTCCAGCCTGCCAGCTCTCCAACGCCCTCGTGTCGGAAAGCGCATCGGTGAGGCTTTCCCGGAGCAGCTGCGAAAGCGCACAGCACGCCTGCGCCGCTTGGACGACATCCTCGGCGGGGGTGACACCTATCGCGTCTACCTGGGCGAATACCAATCCACCAAGGCGATGCTGCGCGATTCGACGTGCATGGAGAAAACTCGCAAGGAAATACTGTCCGTCCTGTCCGAGCAGGCGCAGCAGGCCGGTTGGGCAGCGTTCGATGGTGGGCGCGAAGCAGACGCTGCCAGCCTTTACCAGGCCAGCTACGAAGCGGCGACGGAAGCAGGGGACGGGGACTTGGCAGGCAACGCGTTGGCGTTCCTCGCCTACCAACCCACCAACGGCAACCCGAAGAGCCGCGTGGACATCGCTCGGCGCTCCTGCCACACAGCGGGGCCCGACGCCCCTGCCGGGGTGCGCGCTCTCCTGCACGAACGAGCAGCATGGGCCTTCGCAGTGGCCGGCCTCCCCTCCGAAACGGAAGGCGCCCTGCACGCTGCCGGCGAAGCGCTCGCACAAGCGGGTGGTCAAGACCAGCCCGACTGGGTGAAGTGGGTCGACCACAACGAACTTCAGATCATGAGCGGCCGCTGCTGGACGGAGCTTCGCAGGCCCCTGCGGGCAGTACCCGTCCTCGAACAGGCACTTGCTCGTTACGACGATGAACACGCCCGGGACAAGTCGCTCTACCTGTCGTGGCTGGCGGACTCATACTTGACTGCAGGCGAGGTAGAACAAGCAGCCACCGTCACGAGCCGAGCCCTGGACCTAGCCAGCGGCGTGGCATCCGTACGTCCACGCCGTCGTCTTCGGCCAGTCCTGAACCGACTTAGCTCATACCGCGGACTTGCCTGCGTGGACGAAGCACTGGAGAAGGCAGCCTGCTGA
- a CDS encoding lactate dehydrogenase — protein sequence MLAAGLVAAAFPARLLVVSRQPDQTRALTTDLQDLALASRSRTQAGAGEVAHLHAWDAVVVALRTDFKNTAEQDIRRQGATANAPACGYDGTVIIVTNPVDLMARRFAEVPGCARAFGIGANLDSARCRFLLARYAQVSPDRVLGHVIGEHGDRAVICVSTTTVDRRPVAVPVRAVVADLQRRPALIRHGIGRTRCGPDGAVLSTLRMAGPPAFCTTSRAPWYSGGSAASSMPGSRSGIIHTVRPPTCADTGTAAACASVICSFIRCKTRSATASSSRSVRTSSSCLASYSSSPSSSARRAAIRSSTSGSVMPGS from the coding sequence ATGCTGGCCGCCGGTCTCGTTGCTGCTGCATTCCCCGCACGGCTGCTGGTCGTGTCCCGGCAGCCGGACCAGACCCGCGCCCTGACCACCGACCTCCAGGACCTGGCGCTCGCTTCCCGCTCTCGTACGCAGGCCGGCGCCGGTGAGGTCGCTCATCTCCACGCCTGGGACGCAGTGGTCGTCGCTCTGCGCACCGACTTCAAGAACACCGCCGAGCAGGACATCCGGCGCCAGGGCGCCACCGCGAACGCTCCCGCCTGCGGCTACGACGGCACTGTCATCATCGTCACGAACCCGGTGGACCTCATGGCCCGCCGCTTCGCCGAAGTACCAGGCTGCGCCCGGGCTTTCGGGATCGGGGCGAATCTCGACTCCGCCCGGTGCCGGTTCCTGCTGGCCCGGTACGCCCAGGTTTCCCCGGATCGCGTGCTCGGTCACGTGATCGGCGAGCACGGAGACCGCGCCGTCATCTGCGTGTCTACGACCACCGTCGACCGCCGCCCGGTCGCTGTACCGGTACGCGCCGTCGTGGCTGACCTCCAGCGGCGGCCAGCCTTGATCCGTCACGGCATCGGCCGGACTCGCTGCGGGCCTGATGGTGCTGTGCTGTCTACGCTCCGCATGGCCGGCCCGCCGGCCTTCTGCACGACCTCGAGGGCGCCCTGGTACTCCGGCGGGAGCGCCGCCTCCTCCATGCCCGGCTCGCGCTCCGGGATCATCCACACCGTCCGGCCGCCCACCTGCGCAGATACCGGGACGGCCGCAGCATGTGCCTCGGTGATCTGCTCGTTCATCCGCTGCAAAACCCGCTCGGCGACGGCGAGTTCATCGCGCTCGGTCCGTACCTCCTCCAGCTGCTTGGCCAGCTATTCGTCGAGTCCGTCCAGCTCTGCGCGACGCGCGGCGATCCGTTCCAGCACCTCGGGGTCCGTCATGCCCGGATCGTAG